The following coding sequences lie in one Drosophila sulfurigaster albostrigata strain 15112-1811.04 chromosome 2R, ASM2355843v2, whole genome shotgun sequence genomic window:
- the LOC133838362 gene encoding pH-sensitive chloride channel 2, producing MAKLRILLGLISISLVSAASLNLTVDQETELDYSTTEPVSTTDSPAEQLDSNCPTLVNSNALTQTELIARLTDICRYDRTEPPISVNKAGDIEPVEVFARFYISALKDLDATDLQFLMQGLLQLRYSDSRLAFASYAPNRVQPLVGEFALREKLWVPHIFFSNEVSSNILGTNEKDMLTTIYPDGTVLISFRVQATLYCFMNYRKFPFDEQNCTTILESWMYNTSMLELHWEPNNSVTFHSQLQLTEFDIDGYVANESISISDEFSMSHGALIGNYSGLSFSVLLTREVGYYIIEYFVPSIMIVAISWVSFWLQADQTPARTTLGCTTLLSFITLSLTQENNLSKVSYVTMSEVWFLVCTFFIFGSLMEFAFVNQIWRRNNNLELKKPTTKYIVQNTFVPKPMRRNPRSFNRSQSTQSTFNNPKNTVITIETPIIIGADLLNRQDSAISLEDNDSSLSSSSTAQLTPEKPPPQTFATMTPKEVSLWIDRKMRFIFPLAFIVFNALFWSLVYCL from the exons atgGCAAAGCTTCGAATCCTTTTAGGATTAATTAGCATCAGCTTAGTATCAGCTGCCAGCTTAAATCTCACTGTGGATCAAGAAACGGAACTCG ACTATTCAACCACTGAACCCGTTTCCACAACCGATAGTCCTGCCGAGCAGTTAGACAGCAACTGTCCCACACTCGTAAATTCCAACGCTTTAACTCAAACCGAACTCATTGCGCGACTCACAGATATTTGTCGCTACGATCGCACTGAGCCACCGATCTCAGTGAATAAAGCTGGAGACATTGAACCCGTGGAAGTCTTTGCGCGTTTCTACATAAGTGCACTCAAGGATCTGGATGCTACTGATCTGCAGTTCCTGATGCAAGGTTTACTTCAGCTGCGTTATTCAGACTCCCGACTGGCATTCGCCAGCTATGCCCCAAATCGCGTGCAGCCTTTGGTGGGAGAATTCGCATTGAGAGAGAAACTCTGGGTGCCGCACATCTTCTTCAGCAACGAAGTGAGCTCCAACATACTGGGGACCAATGAGAAGGACATGCTGACCACCATCTATCCCGATGGCACTGTGCTCATCTCGTTCCGAGTGCAAGCTACTTTGTACTGCTTTATGAACTACAGGAAATTTCCATTCGACGAACAGAATTGCACCACAATCCTCGAGAGTTGGATGTACAACACATCAATGTTGGAGCTGCACTGGGAACCCAACAACTCTGTGACTTTCCACTCGCAACTACAGCTAACTGAGTTCGATATCGATGGCTATGTGGCCAACGAGTCCATCAGCATCTCGGATGAATTTTCCATGTCACATGGAGCTTTGATAGGCAACTACAGCGGCTTAAGTTTCAGTGTGCTTCTAACCCGAGAAGTTGGTTATTACATCATCGAGTACTTTGTGCCCTCGATAATGATTGTGGCTATCTCTTGGGTGTCCTTCTGGCTGCAAGCAGATCAAACGCCCGCACGTACCACCTTGGGTTGCACCACCTTACTATCGTTCATCACGTTGTCGCTGACCCAAGAGAACAACCTCTCCAAGGTCAGCTATGTGACCATGTCAGAGGTGTGGTTTCTGGTCTGCACATTCTTCATCTTTGGTAGCCTTATGGAGTTTGCGTTTGTCAACCAGATCTGGCGACGCAACAATAATTTGGAGCTGAAGAAACCCACCACAAAGTACATTGTGCAAAACACATTTGTGCCGAAGCCAATGCGACGCAATCCGCGTAGCTTCAATCGCAGCCAGAGCACACAAAGTACTTTCAACAACCCAAAGAACACAGTTATAACGATTGAAACACCAATTATAATTGGTGCCGATCTGCTCAACAGACAGGACTCTGCGATTAGTTTAGAGGACAACGATTCGAGTCTAAGTTCTAGCTCCACAGCACAGTTGACACCTGAGAAGCCGCCACCACAAACATTTGCCACAATGACACCGAAAGAAGTTTCACTGTGGATTGATCGCAAAATGCGTTTTATATTCCCACTCGCATTCATTGTGTTCAATGCGCTCTTCTGGTCGCTGGTCTATTGTCTGTAG